In Mustela nigripes isolate SB6536 chromosome 12, MUSNIG.SB6536, whole genome shotgun sequence, one DNA window encodes the following:
- the MGAT1 gene encoding alpha-1,3-mannosyl-glycoprotein 2-beta-N-acetylglucosaminyltransferase, producing MLKKQSAGLVLWGAVLFVAWNALLLLFFWTRPAPGRLPSDSTLEEDPAGLTREVIRLAEDAEAELERQRGLLQQIREHHARWSRRWRAPSVAPPGPPRPPASTAPAVIPILVIACDRSTVRRCLDKLLHYRPSAELFPIIVSQDCGHEETARVIASYGSAVTHIRQPDLSSIAVPPDHRKFQGYYKIARHYRWALGQVFRIFQFAAAVVVEDDLEVAPDFFEYFQATYPLLRADPSLWCVSAWNDNGKEQMVDAGKPELLYRTDFFPGLGWLLLAELWAELEPKWPRAFWDDWMRRPEQRQGRACVRPEISRTMTFGRKGVSHGQFFDQHLKFIKLNQHFVPFTQLDLSYLRQETYDRVFLARVYAAPLLQVEKVRTSERSELGEVRVQYTGRDSFKAFAKALGVMDDLKSGVPRAGYRGIVSFLFRGRRVHLAPPQTWEGYDPSWN from the coding sequence ATGCTGAAGAAGCAGTCCGCAGGGCTGGTGCTGTGGGGTGCCGTCCTCTTCGTGGCCTGGAACGCCCTGCTGCTGCTCTTCTTCTGGACGCGCCCGGCGCCTGGCAGGCTGCCCTCGGACAGCACTCTCGAGGAGGACCCAGCTGGCCTCACACGTGAGGTGATCCGCCTGGCCGAGGACGCTGAGGCCGAGCTGGAGCGGCAGCGGGGGCTGCTGCAGCAGATCCGTGAGCACCATGCTCGCTGGAGCCGGCGGTGGCGGGCGCCCTCGGTCGCCCCGCCCGGGCCGCCGCGCCCGCCCGCGTCCACCGCGCCTGCCGTGATCCCCATCCTGGTCATCGCGTGTGACCGCAGCACAGTGCGGCGCTGCCTGGACAAGCTGCTGCACTACCGGCCGTCGGCGGAGCTCTTCCCCATCATCGTCAGCCAGGACTGCGGGCACGAAGAGACTGCACGAGTCATCGCCTCGTACGGCAGCGCCGTCACGCACATTCGGCAGCCGGACCTGAGCAGCATCGCCGTGCCCCCCGACCACCGCAAGTTCCAGGGCTACTACAAGATCGCGCGCCACTACCGCTGGGCACTGGGCCAGGTGTTCCGCATCTTCCAGTTCGCGGCCGCCGTGGTGGTGGAGGACGACCTGGAGGTGGCCCCGGACTTCTTCGAGTACTTCCAGGCCACCTACCCGCTGCTGCGCGCCGACCCGTCCCTCTGGTGCGTGTCGGCCTGGAACGACAACGGCAAGGAGCAGATGGTGGACGCCGGCAAGCCTGAGCTGCTCTACCGCACCGACTTCTTCCCGGGCCTCGGCTGGCTGCTGCTGGCCGAGCTCTGGGCCGAGCTGGAGCCCAAGTGGCCACGGGCCTTCTGGGATGATTGGATGCGCCGGCCGGAGCAGCGGCAGGGCCGGGCCTGCGTGCGCCCCGAGATCTCCAGAACGATGACCTTTGGCCGCAAGGGCGTCAGCCACGGGCAGTTCTTCGACCAGCATCTCAAGTTCATCAAGCTGAACCAGCACTTCGTGCCCTTCACCCAGCTGGACCTATCCTACCTGCGACAGGAGACCTACGACAGAGTTTTCCTGGCCCGCGTCTACGCGGCGCCCCTGCTGCAGGTGGAGAAGGTGAGGACCAGTGAGCGCAGCGAGCTGGGGGAGGTGCGTGTGCAGTACACCGGCAGGGACAGCTTCAAGGCCTTTGCGAAAGCCTTGGGTGTCATGGACGACCTCAAGTCTGGCGTCCCCAGGGCCGGCTACCGGGGCATCGTCAGCTTCCTGTTCCGGGGCCGCCGTGTTCACCTGGCCCCCCCGCAGACCTGGGAGGGCTACGATCCGAGCTGGAATTAG